A window of the Planococcus citri chromosome 4, ihPlaCitr1.1, whole genome shotgun sequence genome harbors these coding sequences:
- the LOC135843974 gene encoding uncharacterized protein LOC135843974 — translation MKEYRHLITILLILVLILPRFNFDVVDHDHTSEVMDIVIDIIVKNEKMEGKYEDMDVKLAIMEGLNEYRRTNNTDVLGYIPKKLKALDDIRFKHLGNLTQEMKYKFKEMDTMLRNLHLDLESYVPKYDVLQKYASIVGDYIKNRNFTSFSARLTFFEEELYANPSVTHLLRLQVFNLTQENNIETKLENVNRQIENIYRIMIDKNDDIWGSYKSEVRELIMERHRRNYGIFKGGTIYSP, via the exons atgaaagaatatcGTCATCTCATAACCATCCTATTAATACTTGTACTAATATTACCACGGTTTAATTTCGACGTTGTGGATCATGATCATACTAGTGAGGTTATGGATATTGTAATAGATATaatagtaaaaaatgaaaaaatggaggGAAAATACGAAGACATGGATGTAAAACTTGCAATAATGGAAGGTCTGAATGAATATCGAAGAACTAATAATACGGATG TTCTAGGGTACATCCCGAAGAAGCTCAAAGCTTTGGATGATATTCGTTTCAAGCACTTGGGAAACCTGACACAAgaaatgaaatacaaatttaaggAAATGGATACCATGCTCAGAAATCTTCATCTGGATCTCGAATCCTATGTACCTAAATACGACGTTCTTCAAAAATACGCATCCATCGTTGGAGATTAtataaaaaatcgtaatttcacCTCCTTCAGTGCTCGTTTAACATTCTTTGAAGAAGAATTATACGCGAATCCAAGTGTTACACACTTACTGAGGCTTCAAGTTTTCAACCTCACACAAGAAAATAATATAGAAACTAAGCTTGAAAATGTAAACCGTCAGATTGAAAATATATATCGAATAATGATCGATAAAAATG ACGACATTTGGGGTTCATATAAATCCGAAGTCAGAGAATTGATCATGGAACGTCATCGACGAA ATTATGGTATCTTTAAAGGTGGCACTATTTACAGTCCATAA